In Euwallacea similis isolate ESF13 chromosome 17, ESF131.1, whole genome shotgun sequence, a single window of DNA contains:
- the LOC136414425 gene encoding uncharacterized protein, producing the protein MTLPLLDVSPTMFFMRVSITFVLILCVVFAKIYQRCDLARELRNLDISNDEIPTWICIVQHESNYNTSAMNPASGDHGLFQISQIYWCSPPGNGYGCNSPCFKFRDDDITDDLQCVRRIYNEHKRISGNGFNAWTVYPLYCKDDLSSYMSNCSEPDIPSQNSTENEISNGQDLDEYGYHFPALPSFPKKQEEENDDGEVFPQLSFDKHSINDSIPVKDTKVTDLLSTSKLLITNEEQKLPYSKISIHHSVPVIDTRHVIFEKLPYSKQSIHHFTAVTNEKVQDDAKIEDILSTTTDQANTEMTDDRKQAEPVRFDPISTVPFFVDIGLKSSETSSKISTATLELENLNNNPKKLLGEMSETLANPNEQSATDFKKQPIANSTNLNISYNSKTLRPLDTTMLLVNIQRRMSDLTQFTETSYMNEATSSRTFFTSTFPPPSTTKDFTSTTNPNARQLTFAPDSFFSWLFNSQTLPPILPPVRPSRPPGERPGNFNRPTTFRPVGEGSPGRPRPTLPRPVRPGTIPELSNTTTRRPLRPNNMNRPFPQRYPHRRPFYRPWGASELVETTTIVRPVDMLNGSVSASHVGRNRDIEAEKGVDVRLDDNVVFVRTKYGYRLFRTST; encoded by the exons atgACTTTACCTCTTCTGGACGTCAGTCCAACAATGTTTTTCATGCGAGTGTCTATAACATTTGTATTGATCTTGTGCGTAGTGTTTGCTAAGATTTATCAGCGATGCGACCTGGCACGAGAACTGCGAAATTTAGATATATCAAATGATGAGATACCAACGTGGATATGTATTGTGCAACACGAGTCTAACTATAACACCTCTGCCATGAACCCCGCAAGTGGAGACCACGGGTTGTTTCAAATATCGCAGATATATTG GTGTTCCCCTCCAGGCAATGGTTACGGCTGCAACTCACCCTGCTTTAAATTTCGGGATGACGATATCACCGACGATCTTCAATGTGTACGCAGAATCTACAACGAACATAAAAGAATTTCCGGAAATGGCTTCAATGCCTGGACCGTATATCCTTTGTACTGTAAAGACGATTTATCCAGTTATATGAGTAATTGTTCTGAACCAGACATTCCATCACAAAACAGcactgaaaatgaaatttctaacGGGCAAGATTTAGATGAGTATGGCTACCATTTCCCTGCATTACCAAGTTTCCCGAAGAAGCAGGAAGAGGAGAATGATGATGGAGAGGTTTTTCCACAGCTTTCTTTTGATAAACATTCCATCAACGATTCGATTCCAGTGAAAGACACAAAAGTCACAGACTTGCTGAGTACTTCGAAGTTGTTGATAACGAATGAAGAGCAAAAGCTGCCTTactcaaaaatatctatccaTCATTCAGTTCCAGTTATAGATACGCGTCATGTTATATTTGAGAAACTGCCATATTCCAAACAATCCATTCATCACTTCACTGCCGTGACCAATGAAAAAGTACAGGATGATGCAAAAATTGAAGACATTCTATCAACTACTACTGATCAAGCTAACACAGAAATGACTGATGATAGAAAGCAAGCAGAGCCTGTTAGATTTGATCCTATCTCAACTGTCCCTTTCTTTGTTGATATAGGACTTAAATCAAGTGAAActtcttcaaaaatttcaacagccacattagaattagaaaatttaaataataatccgaaaaaattattaggagAAATGTCCGAAACTTTGGCAAATCCCAATGAACAATCAGCTACAGATTTTAAAAAGCAACCAATTGCAAACAGCACTAATCTGAACATATCATATAATTCAAAGACTCTTCGACCACTCGATACCACTATGCTACTCGTAAACATACAACGCAGAATGTCAGATTTGACCCAATTTACTGAGACTTCTTACATGAATGAAGCAACCAGCAGCCGGACCTTTTTCACCTCCACTTTCCCACCTCCTTCCACGACTAAGGACTTTACTTCCACAACGAATCCCAACGCCAGACAATTGACCTTCGCCCCAGATTCTTTCTTCAGTTGGCTCTTCAACAGTCAAACCCTTCCTCCCATCCTCCCACCTGTGAGACCTTCCAGACCTCCAGGTGAACGGCCTGGAAATTTCAACCGTCCAACCACCTTTAGGCCTGTCGGTGAAGGGAGTCCTGGACGACCTCGTCCTACATTACCACGTCCAGTTCGTCCAGGAACAATACCAGAACTGAGCAACACCACAACGAGGAGGCCATTGAGGCCTAACAATATGAACAGACCATTTCCTCAGAGATATCCCCACAGAAGGCCTTTCTATAGACCATGGGGCGCCTCAGAGTTAGTTGAGACCACCACGATAGTTCGTCCTGTTGATATGTTAAATGGTAGCGTTAGTGCTAGTCATGTAGGGAGAAACAGGGATATTGAGGCGGAAAAAGGGGTGGACGTTAGGTTAGATGATAATGTTGTGTTTGTACGAACTAAGTATGGTTACAGGCTATTTAGGACTAGTACGTAG
- the LOC136414390 gene encoding uncharacterized protein, whose product MVTEAFSKMQEQMPKTGGQGVVVQIDESMFGHRKYNRGRILNGHWVLGIIAEGSEDLRCVLCPDNKRSAEVLLPNIQKHVVEGSDVWTDCWKAYDGLKNLGYSHHTVNHSKEFVAEDGTHTQRIECEWNVLKRKLKGRSIPETQFADVLCEELWRRYCRKINIDPMEALLNIIRLEYGDFR is encoded by the exons ATGGTAACAGAAGCTTTCTCCAAAATGCAGGAACAAATGCCTAAAACTGGAGGTCAAGGTgttgtagttcag ATTGATGAGTCTATGTTTggtcatagaaaatataacaggGGAAGGATTCTTAATGGGCATTGGGTTCTAGGCATAATAGCGGAAGGATCGGAAGATTTGCGTTGTGTACTATGTCCTGACAACAAGCGTAGTGCGGAGGTTCTGCTGCCCAACATTCAGAAACATGTAGTTGAAGGATCCGATGTGTGGACTGATTGTTGGAAGGCGTATGATGGCCTTAAGAATTTGGGCTACAGTCATCATACGGTAAATCACAGCAAAGAGTTTGTTGCTGAGGATGGGACACATACACAAAGGATAGAATGTGAGTGGAACGTATTGAagcgaaaattgaaaggaCGATCTATACCGGAAACTCAATTCGCTGATGTTCTGTGTGAAGAACTCTGGCGTCGCTATTGTCGGAAAATCAATATCGACCCAATGgaagctttattaaatataattcgttTGGAATATGGTGATTTCcgttaa